The Oncorhynchus tshawytscha isolate Ot180627B linkage group LG16, Otsh_v2.0, whole genome shotgun sequence nucleotide sequence AGACATGCCGCCTGAAACACCTCAGCTAGAGGGTTTGCCTAGGCAAACACAAACTGGTGTGAGTGGGGATGCTGCTAGAGTATGAGTGTATGTGTTGTAGAGAAATTGTGGTGATACAGCACAAAATCCCACTGTATTCCATCTAggtcagaggttcctgtcagtcagtcaggatgatgatgtattacatccaggtcagaggttcctgtcagtctgtctggatggtgatgtattacatccaggtcagaggttcctgtcagtctgtctggatggtaatGTATGTATTGGACATGTCATTAATCCTTATGAAGGACCTCCTGGTAGAAGAGGTTACTCAACCAGACAGCAGCCGATATGCCAGTTAAATAATTGGTGAAGTTTTGCTTGATTATAAATATAAGGTTAATATCAGTAGTAGGTAGGTGCTCAATAAATATAATCCGTATCCTATAAAGATGTTTATTATCAGCGCTGTTTGGCGCTATGGTAACACGTTTACCTTTTAAATTAGACGACCAGAGTTCGAATCGCAGACAGATTCACGAAATCTCATCCTAACCAATAATGGGACGTGctcattatacactgctcaaaaaaataaagggaacacttaaacaacacaatgtaactccaagtcaatcacacttctgtgaaatcaaactgtccacttaggaagcaaacactgattgacaataaattgcacatgctgttgtgcaaatggaatagacaacaggtggaaattataggcaattagcaagacacccccaataaaggagtggttctgcaggtggtgaccacagaccacttctcagttcctatgcttcctggctgatgttttggtcacttttgaatgctggcggtgctttcactctagtggtgaacccacacaagtggctcaggtagtgcagctcatccaggatggcacatcaatgcgagctgtggcaagaaggtttgctgtgtctgtcagcgtagtgtcaagagcatggaggcgctaccaggatacaggccagtacatcaggagacgtggaggaggccgtaggagggcaacaacccagcagcaggaccgctacctccgcatttgtgcaaggaggagcaggaggagcactgtcagagccctgcaaaattacctccagcaggccacaaatgtgcatgtgtctgctcaaaaggtcagaaacagactccatgagggtggtatgagggcccgacgtccacaggtgggggttgtgcttacagcccaacaccgtgcaggacgtttggcatttgccagagaacaccaagattggcaaattcaccaccattcgccctgtgctcttcacagatgaaagcaggttcacactgagcacatgtgacagagtctggagacgccgtggagaacgttctgctgcctgcaacatcctccagcatgaccggtttggcggtgggtcagtcaaggtgtggggtggcatttctttgggggggccgtaCAGCCCTccgtgtgctcgccagaggtagcctgactgccattaggcacagagatgagatcctcagaccccttgtgagaccatatactgatgcggttggccctgggttcctcttaATGCAAGacgatgctagacctcatgtggctggagtgtgtcagcagttcctgcaagaggaaggcattgatgctatggactggctcgcccgttccccagacctgaatccaattgagcacatctgggacatcatgtctcgctccatccaccaacgccacgttgcaccacagactgtccaggagttggcagatgctttagtccgggtctgggaggagatccctcaggagaccatccgccacctcatcaggagcatgcccaggcgttgtagggaggtcatacaggcacgtggaggccacacacactactgagcctcattttgacttgttttaaggacattacatcaaagttggatcagcctgtagtgtggttttccactttaattttgagtgtgactccaaatccagacctccatgtgttgataaatttccattgataatttttgtgtgatttttgttgtcagcacattcaactatgtaaagaaaaaagtatttaataagaatatttcattcattcagatctaggatgtgttattttagtgttccctttatttttttgagcaattTAAATACATAGTCCGATACCGAAATAAAATCACTAACTTTTCTTATGATTTTGTTTGCAGAGTATACAGGCTGGCAGTTTATCACCAGGTCACCCTGTGGGCACAAGGGAGAATTAGAAGGGGTGTACGGCATCTCATCCCTGCGCGTATCGTTTCTTCCAAAAGGCGCATAATAGCCAGAAGCAAAGGCCTTGAATAGAACCAGTTAATTTAGTACATCTAGCCTAACCTGAGACAGAGACATAATGCCTGCGCCTTATGTAAAAATAGTATTAGTTAGCTTGTCCACTATAACAACAGGTTCAAGCGTAACCAGATAAACTTGCTTTGAAGATAAAAACGACTTTCAGTGCGCACTAATCCCGGTGTCCCTGCCGCTAGATTAGTGACTTCAACTAGCTTTGGCTGCCATCTATTGGAAAGGAATGGTAACTACACTGGGCAGCTAGTTGTCAAAGTAGACTTTAATaatatataccatttagcagatgtCTTTAACAAAAGCGAACTGGGTACATGGTAGTGGTAACAGATCATAGAAACAGGATTACAATGTTgatgtcatggatggtcagtcattCTATCTTTAACTCTGTCTAtgcatttgagagtggttatatttctccagccccatccctcagcagaggaggagcagggagacaCTTTGTAATTGTTTCTACTACTACAGATTAAATACGCAACAACATATGTTACAGATACTATAAACATGTTCCATCACTCAGACAGTGAATATCCAGCACAgcaaacaatcaatcaaatgtattttacaaaagccctttttacattaaTATACTAACCacaaggcctcccgagtggcgcagtggtctacggcactgcatcgcagtgggttcgagcccaggctctgtcgcaaccgggaggcccatggggcagcgcacaattgacccagcgttgtccgggttagggagggtttggccggtagggatatcctcgtctcatcgcgcactagcgactcttgtggcgggccgagcgcagtgcacgctaaccaggtcagcggtgtttcctccgacacattggtgcggctggcttccaggttggatgggaattgtgtcaagaagcagtgcggttggttgggttgtgtttcggaggacgcatggctctcaacatTCGCCTCCcctgagtccgtatgggagttgcagcgatgagacaagactgtaattactaccaattggataccatgaaattgggggggaggggtgaaaaatacaaaaaaataactcTTAACCACAGTGGTTATAGATGGTGCAAGAGTTCAACACCTCAGGagcaaatgtcagttggcttttcatagctgagcattcataggctgagagagagagtcgaaacaaCAGAACCGGGACATGGTAGCACGTCCACTACGATTTCCTTTATGGATGGGTGTATTATTTGAATTCGCTGTTGAACGGCCGGCTCCTTCTCCATTTTCAGAACACCTTCGCACTGTGATTGTGATTCTGAGCTCTCAGGTTCATACAGCAGGTTATGGTCTTCACTGATCTCCGTCTGTGGCGTATCGGGGCAGGATTTGGCTGTATACTGATGGTTGTGAGCGCAATCTAGCTGGACCCCGAGCTCTTTAGTGATGGTCCCTGTGGACCTCTTCTCCACCGCAGCACAGGAACACTCTGGCACCAAGGGGTCAGTTCGGCATGCTGTACTAACCATTCCTTCCTGTTGGTAGAAAGAAATTAAGGCGTCTATTAGGATCTAGTTATATTCAAGAATCACTGCATATACTTGAAATAAACAATAGCCTTTAGAAATAACATGGATTTGCATGAACCACCTCTGCTTACTGCACAGTCTCCTCCAGGATGAAAACATGTTCAGGGATGAAGATGTCATCCTGAAAACAAACCAACGTTTTGTGAAGACAAGTaaacccatatatatatatatatcagttggCATTAACAAGCTACCTGTGTTGTATGCTTTGTCAACACACACAGCAAATACAGGGACATCTAACACTGGCCTAGTCAACAATAGTTTgcgggcctcctgggtggcgcagttgttaagggcgctgtactgcagcgccagctgtgccatcagagtccctgggttcgcgcccaggctctgtcgtaaccggccgcgactgggaggtccgtggggcgacgcacaattggcctagcgtcgtccgggttagggagggcttggtcggtagggatgtccttgtctcatcgcgcaccagcgactcctgtggcgggccgggcgcagtaaaagctaaccaaggttgccaggtgcacggtgccctccgacacattggtgcggctggcttccaggttggatgcatgctgtgttaagaagcaggttgggttgtgtatcggaggacgcatgactttcaacctttatctctcccgagcccatacgggagttgtagcgatgagacaagatagtagctatacaacaattggacaccacaaaattggggagaaaaaggggtaaaaaaaaaaaaaaaaaaaaagaataaataaaaaacagtttgCGATGTTGATGAATGGTCGGTAGGGCTTCAACGTAGGCATTACGACTCCCGGTTGCCGTATCGAACGTGCCCTTCATCGCAAAGTGCTGTCTGCAGATCCTGCTTGCTCGATCTGGCACGTCCTTCCTCTTCAGGACAGGCCAATTCATACAGCCTGGCACTATACAGTTCATATTTGAATTAAAATCAAAAtactaaatataaaaatataatatatgtTTTTATGTTAAATGAACATGTTTAGTATTATTGGATTGAGTACATCTCTTTGTTTTAAATTTACTTCCtaaagtgtttccattcccctttttaaattaagaccaaaaagcaaatgtttgttttcgcatgtatttttatttatttaccataTAGCCAATAGCAACTGTCCCATCTAGAGGAACCCGCTCAGTTTTTCCTCCTGGCttagactcatgacaataaacgtcaacctgcctgccagacagacacactaaCTACCGCTCTATGTCTCCTCTAGGTAAACATGGACTGCCTCCTGGTGAGACAGTGAACACAGTGAAACACATTTTATCCAAATGCTCTGCCCTACACTTCTCTGGACTCATGACCATTGGTCGCTATGGCTACGACCTAGCTGATGGCCCTAACCCAGATTTTCAGGTATTTGTCTGTTTTGATtaccctgacttgcctagttaaataaaaaaataaaaaaatgttttatgttaAGGCTTTTGGTAAAGATCTATAAGTGTGTGTTAAGTCTGTTGTGCATCACCAACCAGGCTTTGCTGAGTCGGCGACAGGAAGTTTGTGCCAGTCTACAGCTGCCCCTTGAGGATGTGGAGCTTAGTATGGGCATGTCCACTGACTTTGAACACGCTGTAAGTTCCACTGTCTCAGCCTTCTTAATGGCTAATACAATATGTTCTTAACATATTGATTTAACTACCCATTACTACTCGAATGCTCATGCTGTTTGTATAAATTATACCCTTCTGAGGTATTCTTTTTCATTTCCCTCCTTTAGATTGAGGTGGGTTCAACCAACGTGCGAGTTGGTAGTACTATTTTTGGTAATAGGGATTATCCCAACACTCCCACTCCCAGTCCAGAGAGAAAGTCAAAGGTGCCGACAGAAGAAGCAGCTAAGAAGATGGAGCGTCTCACTGTGACAGAACAGTGATGTTTCTCCTTCCTACACTCACAACAGGCTGAAAAGGAATTCAGAATTTTATGAGAATTAACTGGGGGAAAAAATGTCTTTGGTTGATCTAGATTTTCAATTCATTTCTACGGAGCCCATTCATTTGAGTGTTTTTGGAAGGAATTCGATCTTCAAGTTGACGTTACAAACTGAGATTTTTAAACTACTTCTCACATTAGGCATAGATTCTCATCACTCAATTGATGATGTTGGATATAAGAAGCTATAGCTCACATCTCGATCTTGTGCCAACCCTTGATTCAATAGATACCGTTTCACACGATACAGTATATCGATCATTCAGAGTCAAGCAGAGATGGAGTTTATATCTAGCAAATGTTTTGATAATTAATATACTGAACTCTTCACTGTTTTGAATATCCCAGTGATTGGGAATCTTACATAGTAAAATGTCCTATTTTTCTGGCAAAATACTTGTGATTTAATAAACATAACCCCCCCTTTGATGGATGGTATGGTGTTGTcaaatactttttattttttaattcttGATAAACAATTACAAAACTGCAGGTAGATTCACTCACACAATATGTTTACACTAGTATTATTAGTGATTATTTTGGTCTGAGTTGTGTGTTGGTGCACTGAAAGTTTCATTCTGCTAAGATTTTCATAGTTATCAATGTAAAACTAAATCCATAACTAAGGGAACTGCAAATAAACAGCAAAACATTCACTTAAATGAGATACAGGATTAAATTGATACTGCAGAAGGTGACAAACAAAATTATTGAAAATAACTTGGGTTTTGTATTTTTCCGATACAGTAATTTTACATAAAGAATCACAACCAATTACTTGTACTTTTTTATTGCATACATTGAAAATGACAGCCAACCAAAAGTAAAAACCTTCATAATTACAAATTAAGCTGTTGAATTTATACCATCATCATATTTTATTCACATCTTAGTGATGTCTAGATCAGTTTGGAATAACTTGAGGGTATTTTATCATAGGCCTTCATTTCATAACATTCAAATGTAATCTGCACCTGATTTCAAAGATATGTTGGTCTTTGGAAGAAAATAAAAATGGTCTTGCTAGGACCATCCTCTAAAAATCAATAATACTGCCCTTCAACAGACGTTAAGGATGTTTGTGAACAGGTTAGTCATTGAGCTAAAACTATTATTAGCTCTGCTATAATTATGTTATCAGACTAAATCACAATAATCAAAAGGAAAGGGGGAAAGGGTATAACTGAATGAGGTGCAGGGGGCGCTTTCCAgtctgccttgctcaaggggcagactgtcagctcggggattcgatccagcaacctttcgggtactggcccaacactctgccCACTGTTTAAACTACCACCTGTTTAAACCTACAGTATACAGAATGACAAATCTCCAAAACAAAGTGGAACAGAATTGAACATTACCTTGGGTACATTTGCCACTCCTAATGTGCAGTCCAACCAAGTTGACATGAAACAATACAAAGTTGGGGGAAAATACAAGGAAATGGACATAGGTGCTTACTGATCACAATCATTTAAGTCACAGAATAATTAATAATGGacaacacataaacacactggATGTTCTAAATTCATTTGCTTCCCGGGTTTAAGCGTCTCTCTGCCAGTCAGCTCTGTATGGTTGTCACTCCTGTCTTGAACTCCATCAGTGATGTCCTGTGAGCATTACACCAACTTCTTGGCCTCAAAGAAGCTCTTGAGGTGCTTGAGCTGCCAGATGCCAGTGAAGATGAGGATAAGTGTCTGAGCTATAGACCACCAAAGCACATGCTGATTGGTGCTCTCACTCGTCATGCGGAACCGCTCCTCACGATACTGttgagagagatacacagacagTCACTAGATTGTTAAAAGACAAGGGTAAGATGTGGATTCCACTACAGCGTTGTGTGACATTATACAggttaaaataaatgtaaatattatCCTCTTATGGTTGTGGCGTAGTTACTCAACTCAAAATGTAGATGTTCTCTTTCAACCCACCTGCTGATAGTTCTGCTCTTTCTGGATTTGTTCTACTTGGTCCAGTAATTGTCGAGCTCTCAATTGCAGCTCTGTGAGCTTGTCCTTTGCTGCGATTTCAGGGTAGTTGTTGGTATGTTCACCAACCTGAATATCCAGGTGGACTCTCTACGATGGAACACAAGGTTAGAATGCCAGACTATCTGCATATTTACTGTTATACGAAATGTTTTACTTTTCATTGTGAGAAGAAAATGTCCAGAACAACATCCCATTCATACCAGTTTGCCACCAGCAAAAAGGGCCATCTTGGTGGAGTTGGAGTGCAGGCAGATCTGGTGCTCGCCTGGTGTATGGGAAGTAAAGGTGAACCGTCCATCTGACCCATACTGACGagacagaatcgtctagaatagagggttggagagagagagagacataccgaTGAAACATACGTGGAGGCATTGTGTGTATGAAGATTCATTACAGTTTGTGTATGTCTGTTCACTTTTGAGTGTGGTAACCTTGTATCTAATCTTCTCATTGTTTGACTGACCTTAGTATCCGGATCTTTGATCTCCACATGCACTCCAAGGCCAGGGGTGGTTTGGAGGAAGGATCTCATCTGCTTGTCCCACAGCTGGGTCCTGTATTTCCCTGATAAGAGAGATGCCAGATGAAAGGATATTCCTCGCATCCTCGATAAAGGGCATATTCCATATCAAATAACACGGTGGCTAATCCCACAGTCACATACTGTATAATCTCATTTTTGTAGCTAGCCAgcaaatttgtatttatttattaagaCCCATGATGTATTTTTTGCCCATCAAATCTAGCTACATCTGTCAGGAAATGAAAGACATTCATGCACTAACTGACTGGATTAATCAAAATAGCCTATGAGCCAGAAGCAGCTGACTAGTTAACCAGTTTTAACGTTATCTAAcgcaaaaataataatttaccaATAACCATAGTCTCATCTGGAATTTCCTCTATGAAGCATTTTTTCTCCGTCTCTCCAATGTGAAAATAGAGAGCGTAACTTGGAGAGAGCCAAGCAAATAATATGATAATTCCAGCGCCAGGTGCAGTGAGCATCATGTCAAATCAGCTTTGTTGTCCCCTGCAGCAGGGTCAGTGTAGTAAATGCAACCAGCTGCTActttacttttattttgaaatgatTGAAACCCCGCCGGAAGTGGTTGCACGGGCCTTTTTTTAAAAACTGATTCGCACCCTACCCAGAATGCACTTCAACGAGACCATTTTCGGTTGTGTTTGTTATGATGCGAGGACATTTCAGCATCTAGCTACAATAACGTTTCGCTCTACACTGTTATAAAAACAGTGATTAGTTGTTGTTTAGACAAGTTGTCTGTGACTGTAGCGTTTAGCTACTTTTTTTCCAGATTATTATTGCTGTTTGATTCTCGGGAATCTATAGGCATGGCGCAGTACAAAGGTGCAGCAAGCGAGGCTGGAAGAGCCATGCAGTTGATAAAAAAGCgtgaaaaggaaagagaacaacTGTCACAGCTAAAGGAGAAAATTGCTCAGGTCAGTCACTTGTTAGTTAAGTAATAGTATTGCTTATTCACTGCTATCTAGTTACTGAAATATCAAACGAGCAATCTATAGCCTTTGCGCTAGACTGTTTACAGGAGTAGCCTTAACGTTCCTAGCTATGTGTCCCCCTCTTACTACCTGAATATCTCCTACAGGACAACATGGTCAAGTCCAACATAGACAAGAAGTTCTCAGCTCATTATGATGCGGTGGAAGCAGAGCTCAAATCCAGCACTGTTGGTAAGTATATTATGGAACTTTTTCCATGTCAGACTTACCTTTTTTTAATACTGATGAATGTTTGAATACATAATTGTGAAGAACACAATCTTACTACAATACTGTCTTCCCTTGTCAGGTCTGGTGACACTCAATGATATGAAGGCCAGGCAGGAGGCTCTTGTGAAAGAACGAGAAAAGCAACTGGCCAAGAAGGAGCAATCAAAGGAGTTGATGCTGTGAGTTACTGTATTCCGCAAGTTACTTGATTCCCTGACACTTTTCTATCTCTTTAATGATCTCTCAATGACCCCTGATTATGGGTGAAATCTTCAGTCGAAAGCTATTGTCGGTGTCTCATCttggctctctttctgtctacctTCAGAAAGCTGGAGAAGCAGAAGGAGAAGAAAAGAAAGgaagaacagaagagaaagaTTGCCAGTTTATCCTTTAATCctgaagatgaagaggaggagaaagaggagactgaggaggaagaggaggaggaggaagaggactgtGAGTGGTGTTCATAATAAATCTGTTTTTTATAGCCACAATACTTGTGTATATTATTGTCTAAGAACAATCAATTAATACTGACTTTTATCTTCCAAAGATTTCCCCGCTAAGAAGAAGAAGCTAGGGAAGAACCCAGATGTGGACACCAGTTTCCTGCCAGACCGGGACAGAGAGGTGAGCCTTATGTATATACAACCAGTCACACTTATTTTCTCCAAATCAAACCTCCCTTACATTGAGGGAGAGTATTTGCaagagtatttgtatttattaatgattcctattagctgctgccaagacaGTTTAAAATCCAGGTTTAccccaagcagtttagtcacagccttattctaaaatggattaaattcatTTTTTCCAACATGATGGGAGTCCAcatggggtaaattcaattgattggacatgatatggaaaggcacacaccagtctatataaagTTCCACAGTAGagagttcatgtcagagcaaaaaccaagccacgaggtcgaaggaattgtccatagagctccgagacaggattgtgtcgaggcacagatctggggaaaggtaccaaaaaattactgcagcaatgaaggtcctaaagaacacagtgtcctccatcattcttaaatgaaagaagtttggaaccaccaagactcttcctagagctggtcgcctggCCAAATTAAGCAATCAGAGGAggatcttggtcagggaggtga carries:
- the fam50a gene encoding protein FAM50A — its product is MAQYKGAASEAGRAMQLIKKREKEREQLSQLKEKIAQDNMVKSNIDKKFSAHYDAVEAELKSSTVGLVTLNDMKARQEALVKEREKQLAKKEQSKELMLKLEKQKEKKRKEEQKRKIASLSFNPEDEEEEKEETEEEEEEEEEDYFPAKKKKLGKNPDVDTSFLPDRDREEEENRLREELRQEWEGKQEKIKSEEIEITFSYWDGSGHRKTVKMKKGNTMQQFLQKALEVLRKDFSELRAAGVEQLMYIKEDLIIPHHHSFYDFIVTKARGKSGPLFSFDVHDDIRLVNDATVEKDESHAGKVVLRCWYEKNKHIFPASRWEPYDPEKKWDKYTIR
- the LOC112216402 gene encoding transmembrane emp24 domain-containing protein 4-like, translating into MMLTAPGAGIIILFAWLSPSYALYFHIGETEKKCFIEEIPDETMVIGKYRTQLWDKQMRSFLQTTPGLGVHVEIKDPDTKTILSRQYGSDGRFTFTSHTPGEHQICLHSNSTKMALFAGGKLRVHLDIQVGEHTNNYPEIAAKDKLTELQLRARQLLDQVEQIQKEQNYQQYREERFRMTSESTNQHVLWWSIAQTLILIFTGIWQLKHLKSFFEAKKLV